The DNA segment CTTGATGATAAATATCTATTCCTTCAACCATATGAATAGAGCCAAGGACAAAATCAAAGTTGTTCTTTTTAATAATTTCTTTAATTTCTGTTACACATTTTAATTGCATCCCAACTTCAATCCCTAGCAACAACTTATCACTGCGATATTGTTCATAGTTTTGAAAAAATTGCTCAACATCAAAGATAAACTTATTATCCTCAGGATAAAACAAATCCATGTGTTCAGTAATAATCAGCCCCAAATTTAAGGCCTTCGCCTGTTTTATTGCTTCTTCTATTTTCATTTCTGAATCAGAAGATATTTCCGTATGTAAATGAGTATCAAACACCATTATGACCTCCTGTTTTACTAACAACTTAAATTTAGTATATAACTACTTTTTAAAAAGTACAACTTACCATATAAAAATCAGCTGGCTAAAATATATTATTTTCACCAGCTGATTATTACTTATTTCATTATTTTAGTGGTAGGACAAACTTTGCTTTGTCCACATTTACTACATTCACCGTTACAAGGTGTCACTAACAATTTATTACAACGGGGACACCGCAATAAAGTTACATCTTTTATTAAATTATTACAAACTGGACAACGCTTTGCCATATTAATACCTTCTTTAAATTATGATTTGAGCCACAAGCCCGCCAATCAAAAAGGCTGCAACCCAAGAACCAAACCAAACTAATAACCCTTCAGTTTTGCTACGTTCTTTAAATAACACTATCACCGAAGCAATACAAGGAACAAATAAAGTTATTGTTACCAAGGAAACCAATAGTTGCTCCGGACTTAGCACCATATTGCTTAAACCAGCCGCCCCAAAATCACGTCTAATCAAACCCATGATAAAAACATTAGCCGTTTCACGCGGTAATTTCAACCAACCATTGGTCAATGGTGCTAAAAAGTCTTGAATCTGCACCAAAGAATTAGTAACATCTAATGTCGTAATAATCAATGCACCTAGGGCAAACACCGGTGTGGCTTCTTTGATAAACCCATAAGATTTAATAAACATTTTTTGTGCAACATTGCTAATGCGTGGGAATCTAAGCGGTGGTAAATCAATTAATAAGTCCGTCGCTTCACCCGGTAAAATCTTATGTAAAACACGACCAACCACCCCTAAGACCAAGACTATAATACCGACATAAAGTGCAACATACATTGGACCTAACGCTGCCAACAAGCCAGTGATAACTCCTAATTGCGCCGAACAAGGAATTGCCAAGCCCAATAAAGCTACACCAATCGTCCGTTCACGTTGCGAACCAAGTAACCTAGTAGAGATAATTGCTAAAGTCACACAGCCAAACCCTAAAATCATTGGAATAATTGCTCGACCATTTAAGCCTACCGCATTCATAACGCGATCCACTAAGGCTGCTAATCTTGGTAAATAGCCTGAGTCTTCCATTACTGATAAAATAAAATAAAATCCTAACACCAATGGCAATAACAACCCAAAAACATAAGTTACTGTCATTGTTAATAAGCCAAATTCACCGATTAAAAACTTACCTAGAACTGATTCAGGATAAATCATCGAACTGATAAAAGTTCTAACCGCCGGCTCATACATTCCTTGCATTATTGTTTCTTCGGTCAAACCGACAATATCTTGTGCTACCAACACCCCTATTATATAGTACATACAGGCTAATGCCATTAAAAAAA comes from the Negativicutes bacterium genome and includes:
- the feoB gene encoding ferrous iron transport protein B yields the protein MSKQEPIKAMEIHGEKKKIVLAGNPNVGKSVFFNSLTGIYVDVSNFPGTTVDVSHGHFEEYAVIDTPGVYGISSFNDEEKVARDVILTADLIVNVVDAVHLERDLFLSLQVIETGIPTIIVLNMMDDAKREGLKIDLALLEEQLGVPVIPAVAIKGKGLKELKEKLREARTGNIPLERQAQLKALTCRNYCRQSEALLILEGDEIVAKRIGVAPGTQREEIYQERRQRVDKIVAAVVSETLDGATFATKLGRAMLNPLTGVPIFLMALACMYYIIGVLVAQDIVGLTEETIMQGMYEPAVRTFISSMIYPESVLGKFLIGEFGLLTMTVTYVFGLLLPLVLGFYFILSVMEDSGYLPRLAALVDRVMNAVGLNGRAIIPMILGFGCVTLAIISTRLLGSQRERTIGVALLGLAIPCSAQLGVITGLLAALGPMYVALYVGIIVLVLGVVGRVLHKILPGEATDLLIDLPPLRFPRISNVAQKMFIKSYGFIKEATPVFALGALIITTLDVTNSLVQIQDFLAPLTNGWLKLPRETANVFIMGLIRRDFGAAGLSNMVLSPEQLLVSLVTITLFVPCIASVIVLFKERSKTEGLLVWFGSWVAAFLIGGLVAQIII